The Papaver somniferum cultivar HN1 chromosome 3, ASM357369v1, whole genome shotgun sequence genome includes a region encoding these proteins:
- the LOC113359997 gene encoding uncharacterized protein LOC113359997 gives MSLRFLTNKSLAYRELQIHFLFSFCKQFDESLMHILFLCPFSRAVGMHIPGGASILDGTHNNITAMFESWMPQSQHQSNQSIWLNTTMIVAWTIWNERCEVVFQDKKDDPLVTVNKALSFSNYIDKLNSSVSLTHSLGLPTGSVIPKWKPPASPFLAFNCDAYYDANTGLTCIAIIVRDFAGRCWGCKSKCYAGVESSEHAKSLAFLDAVIWGVELRYTHIVFETS, from the coding sequence ATGTCTCTCCGATTCCTTACCAACAAAAGTCTGGCTTACAGGGAACTGCAGATACACTTCCTTTTCTCATTCTGCAAGCAGTTTGATGAATCCCTAATGCACATCCTGTTTCTTTGTCCTTTCTCTAGGGCAGTTGGGATGCATATTCCTGGAGGTGCAAGTATCTTGGATGGGACTCATAATAATATCACTGCCATGTTTGAAAGTTGGATGCCTCAATCTCAACATCAGTCAAATCAATCCATTTGGCTGAACACTACAATGATTGTTGCCTGGACAATCTGGAATGAGAGATGTGAAGTCGTATTTCAGGATAAAAAAGATGACCCACTAGTGACTGTTAACAAAGCCCTTTCTTTTTCTAATTATATCGATAAGCTTAACTCTAGTGTTTCACTCACGCATAGCTTAGGCCTGCCAACTGGTAGCGTGATACCAAAGTGGAAACCACCCGCTTCTCCCTTTCTTGCTTTTAACTGTGATGCTTATTATGATGCTAATACAGGACTAACATGTATCGCTATTATTGTTCGTGATTTTGCAGGTAGATGCTGGGGATGCAAATCCAAATGCTATGCAGGAGTGGAGAGTTCGGAACATGCAAAGTCTCTGGCTTTTCTTGATGCAGTCATATGGGGAGTTGAACTACGATATACACATATTGTTTTTGAGACATCCTAG